Proteins encoded in a region of the Takifugu flavidus isolate HTHZ2018 chromosome 10, ASM371156v2, whole genome shotgun sequence genome:
- the kif13a gene encoding kinesin-like protein KIF13A isoform X2, which translates to MSDTKVKVAVRVRPMNRREIELSTKCVVDMEDNQTVLHPPPSNAKGESRKQPKVFAFDHCFWSMDESNVPKYAGQEVVFKCLGEGILENAFQGYNACIFAYGQTGSGKSFSMMGNGEQPGLIPRLCCSLFERVHKEENEAHTFKVEVSYMEIYNEKVRDLLDPKGSRQSLKVREHKVLGPYVDGLSQLAVMSFEDIEVLMSEGNKSRTVAATNMNEESSRSHAVFSIIVTQTLYDLQSGNSGEKVSKMSLVDLAGSERVSKTGAAGERLKEGSNINKSLTTLGCVISALADQSAGKGKAKFVPYRDSVLTWLLKDNLGGNSKTAMIATVSPAADNYEETLSTLRYADRAKRIVNHAVVNEDPNARIIRELREEVEKLKVQLSQAESMKAPELKEKLHESEKLIQEMTVTWEEKLRKTEEIATERQKQLESMGISLETSGIKVKDDKCFLVNLNADPALNELLVYYLKEHTRVGADTSQDIQLFGIGIQPEHCVLELCQDGDVTLTPVGISRTCVNGTMIDSLVHLWHGDRILWGNNHFFRINLPNRKRRDRLKELERASPRESFIEADVETASEASSEQDYSYEFAQMEVMMKTLGNNDPMQNVVQVLEKQYLEEKRTALEEQRMMYERELESLRQQLSPEKTAAPHHHSGGERLTYPVAHAAHSKLRLWTEERDELFRQSLSRLREQVVKANTLVREANFLAEEMSTLTDYQVTLQIPAANLSANRKRGVIVSEPAIQVRRKGRGTQVWTIEKLENKLVDMREHYADWKEDSAEMCKRTNSNCCDPFYEAQENHNLIGVANIFLECLFHDVKLQYAVPIISQQGEVAGRLHIEMMRVSGAVPERLCGGDDSSENSSESSCYEVMDTNGEIVHMAKRLTCRVRIREATGLPLNLSNFVFCQYTFWEQGEPAVAPPMVSPDRPSPRSPDAQFTVQFDHCKDFVVHVTEEFLEFISDGALAIEVWGHRCAGNGRSLWELDALEAKTQTLRDRWNEVSRRIELWISIQELNEQGEYSSVELHPGKDISTGGVFQLRQGHSRRLQVCVKPVQNSGTLPLLVEAVLSVSIGCVSARSTKLQRPLDSYQREVEDDMDSYQEEDLNCVRERWSEALIKRREYLDEQIKKIINKHEKTEEDIEREARLVEQWVGLAEERNAVLVPAPGSGIPGAPADWTPPAGMEAHIPVLFLDLNADNLTLNEQLTGPHAAGVNSILPKEHGSQFFYLPIIRHSEEELSAVCSWDSSIHDSVHLNRVTSSNERIYLIVKATVQLSHPASLELVLRKRIAVNIYNKQSFTQSLKRRMSLKNTLHACGVTYEIVSNIPKASEEPEERETLALMAARGDSEETQDGETYIEKYTRGVLEVENILSLEKLRQAVTVKEALTVKGRHLRRSVSTPNVQHVMIICPDLTVLTPAANYQSVMCCSAVQSSCSKMDLTGCEDEDCKDHGDPVDDANCNAQEGSRCTTPIKTRETQDGATFFNSSPFKVLSPQPAKFLKSLLPVKEESKARKALEARPLLGQESMRSCVDSPALLPPPCPWRRPRAGSEGHCKPSTSTLTSTSTSTTPTSRQLSHIQPHTADSEDEETDVDANLSLDPALHDHGGFKPYIPEDFANFEIYNAALESLPFSRSDSKRGRCGGGSGDREVPRSPTVSSCTSGYFSHSASNATLSDMPFSTSESCDHLSGASRDPNDSQTKSTSAGSESQQPAPSACGVQTRPTSSPISIPNCTEKPQTLALSSSQEFTDFKGADDSVGENESVCITEGWKQGGIDISTNLQKNADCVETCDNRHLERCGNGISGLSAVCEYPNITDCAGAVKAADAPMATQVSDKAPSAASTASPLPTVGSPAPIPRAGGEPPIQEPAQGDLPHGSPCPSPNPSSAEPSGDSSGDESAPVAQLPDWMAPGEQVWVGKRRGTVYYVGGVEFAKGIWIGVKLDLAVGKHNGTVQDRVYFRCPPGHGVFVKPSRLTRGPPSVEAEPHTLIR; encoded by the exons ATGTCGGATACGAAGGTAAAAGTAGCGGTGAGAGTCCGGCCCATGAACCGCAGGG AAATCGAGCTGAGCACGAAATGTGTGGTGGACATGGAGGACAACCAGACGGTGCTGCACCCTCCGCCTTCCAATGCAAAAGGAGAGAGCAG AAAACAACCGAAG GTGTTTGCTTTTGACCACTGCTTCTGGTCCATGGACGAATCCAACGTTCCTAAATATGCTG GTCAAGAGGTGGTGTTCAAGTGCCTTGGAGAGGGAATACTTGAAAACGCATTCCAGGGATATAATGCCTGCATATTTGCCTACGGACAAACAG GTTCAGGCAAGTCCTTTTCCATGATGGGGAACGGGGAGCAGCCGGGTTTAATCCCtcggctctgctgctctctgtttgaGAGGGTCCACAAGGAGGAGAACGAGGCCCACacttttaaggttgaggtttcCTACATGGAGATCTACAACGAGAAAGTCCGCGATCTGCTGGATCCCAAAGG GAGCCGACAGTCCCTGAAGGTCCGGGAGCACAAAGTTCTGGGTCCGTATGTGGACGGTCTGTCTCAGCTGGCTGTAATGAGCTTCGAG gACATCGAGGTGTTGATGTCTGAGGGGAACAAATCTCGCACGGTCGCGGCCACCAACATGAACGAGGAGAGCAGCCGCTCGCACGCCGTCTTCAGCATCATCGTCACGCAAACGCTTTATGACCTCCAGTCCGGG AATTCGGGGGAGAAAGTGAGCAAGATGAGTCTGGTTGACCTGGCGGGAAGTGAACGGGTGTCCAAGACCGGAGCTGCTGGCGAGAGACTCAAAGAAGGGAGCAACATCAACAA GTCTCTCACCACTTTAGGCTGCGTGATTTCTGCTTTAGCCGATCAGTCGGCGGGAAAGGGCAAAGCCAAGTTTGTCCCGTACAGAGACTCGGTGCTCACCTGGCTGCTTAAG GACAACCTTGGCGGGAACAGTAAGACGGCCATGATCGCCACGGTGAGCCCGGCGGCCGACAACTACGAAGAGACTCTGTCCACGCTTCGCTACGCCGACAGAGCCAAGAGAATCGTCAACCACGCCGTGGTGAACGAGGACCCCAACGCGCGGATCATCAGGGAGCTGCGGGAGGAGGTGGAAAAGCTGAAGGTTCAGCTCTCGCAGGCTGAG TCCATGAAGGCaccagagctgaaggagaaacTGCACGAGTCCGAGAAGCTCATCCAGGAGATGACGGTCACctgggaggagaagctgaggaagacagaggagatTGCAACT GAGCgccagaaacagctggagagcATGGGCATCTCCCTGGAGACGTCAGGGATCAAAGTGAAAGACGACAAGTGCTTCCTCGTCAATCTGAATGCCGATCCTGCCCTGAACGAGCTCCTCGTCTACTACCTGAAG GAGCACACCCGTGTGGGCGCCGACACATCCCAGGACATCCAGCTGTTTGGGATCGGTATCCAGCCGGAGCACTGCGTCCTGGAGCTCTGCCAGGACGGTGACGTCACCCTGACGCCTGTCGGGATCTCAAG AACATGTGTGAATGGAACAATGATTGACTCCCTGGTGCACCTGTGGCACGGAGATCGCATCTTGTGGGGCAACAATCACTTCTTCAG GATTAACCTTCCCAATCGAAAGCGGCGCGACCGTTTaaaggagctggagagagcttCTCCCAGGGAGAGCTTCATCGAGGCGGATGTGGAGACCGCCAGCGAGGCTTCTTCCGAGCAGGATTACAGCTACGAGTTTGCGCAGATGGAAGTCATGATGAAGACTCTGGGCAACAATG ACCCTATGCAGAACGTAGTGCAGGTGCTGGAGAAGCAGTACCTGGAGGAGAAGCGCACGGCTCTGGAAGAGCAGCGGATGATGTACGAGCGGGAACTGGAGTCCTTACGGCAGCAGCTGTCCCCCGAGAAAACGGCGGCGCCGCACCACCACAGCGGCGGCGAGCGCCTGACGTATCCCGTGGCGCACGCAGCCCACAGCAAGCTGCGACTGTGGACGGAGGAGCG GGATGAGCTGTTCCGTCAGAGCCTTTCTCGGCTCAGGGAGCAGGTTGTGAAAGCTAACACTTTGGTGCGAGAAGCCAACTTTCTGGCCGAGGAGATGAGCACACTGACGGATTATCAGGTCACACTGCAGATCCCTGCGGCCAACCTCAGCGCCAATCGCAAG CGAGGGGTGATAGTGAGCGAACCCGCCATTCAGgtgaggagaaaagggagggggACCCAAGTGTGGACCATTGAgaagctggaaaacaaactgGTGGATATGCGAGAACATTACGCAGACTGGAAGGAAGACTCAGCGGAAATG TGTAAAAGGACAAACAGTAACTGCTGCGACCCGTTCTATGAAGCACAAGAGAACCACAACCTGATTGGAGTGGCCAACATTTTTCTAGAGTGCCTTTTCCATGATGTCAAACTCCAATATGCTGTCCCCATCATCAGCCAGCAGGGAGAG GTTGCAGGCAGGTTGCACATCGAGATGATGCGCGTCAGCGGAGCCGTACCGGAGCGACTCTGCGGAGGCGACGACTCGTCTGAGAACTCCAGCGAGAGCAGCTGCTACGAGGTGATGGACACAAACGGGGAAATCGTGCACATGGCCAAGAGGCTCACCTGCAGG GTGCGGATCAGAGAGGCGACGGGTTTGCCGCTCAACCTCTCCAACTTCGTCTTCTGCCAGTACACCTTCTGGGAACAAGGGGAGCCCGCGGTGGCTCCCCCCATGGTCAGCCCAGACAGGCCGTCCCCGCGAAGTCCAGATGCCCAGTTTACAGTCCAGTTTGACCACTGCAAG GACTTTGTTGTCCACGTGACAGAGGAATTTTTGGAGTTCATATCGGACGGAGCCTTGGCCATTGAAGTGTGGGGTCACCGCTGTGCAGGAAATGGCCGTTCCTTGTGGGAGTTAGACGCGCTGGAGGCAAAAACCCAGACGCTTCGAGACAG GTGGAACGAGGTATCTCGCAGGATCGAGCTGTGGATCTCCATCCAGGAGCTGAATGAGCAGGGGGAGTATTCCTCTGTGGAGCTGCATCCTGGAAAAGACATTAGCACTGGAGGCGTCTTCCAACTCCGACAG GGTCACTCCAGAAGGCTGCAGGTGTGCGTGAAGCCTGTCCAAAACTCAGGCACTCTGCCTTTGCTGGTGGAGGCTGTGCTGTCTGTCTCCATCGGCTGCGTGTCCGCTCGCTCCACCAAGCTCCAGAGGCCGCTCGACAGCTACCAG AGAGAGGTGGAAGACGATATGGATAGTTATCAG GAGGAAGATCTCAACTGTGTTCGTGAGCGCTGGTCAGAGGCCCTGATCAAACGGCGAGAGTACCTCGATGAGCAAATCAAGAAAATCATCAACAAACACG AGAAGACAGAAGAGGATATTGAGCGTGAGGCCCGTCTGGTGGAGCAGTGGGTCGGCCTTGCTGAAGAGAGAAATGCAGTGCTGGTGCCAGCGCCTGGTAGCGGTATCCCAGGAGCTCCAGCGGACTG GACCCCACCTGCAGGAATGGAAGCTCATATCCCTGTGCTCTTCCTGGATTTAAATG CAGATAATCTGACATTAAATGAGCAGCTGACGGGCCCTCACGCCGCAGGAGTTAACTCTATCCTGCCCAAGGAGCATGGAAGCCAGTTTTTCTATCTGCCAATCATTAGGCACAGCGAAGAAGAG CTTTCAGCAGTTTGCTCCTGGGACTCGTCCATTCACGACTCTGTGCACCTCAATCGCGTCACGTCTTCCAACGAGCGTATTTATTTGATCGTGAAAGCCACAGTGCAGCTCAGCCACCCGGCCTCCCTGGAGCTGGTGCTTCGCAAGAGGATTGCCGTAAACATCTACAACAAGCAG AGCTTCACTCAGAGTCTCAAGCGACGGATGTCTTTGAAGAACACCCTCCACGCCTGTGGTGTGACCTATGAGATAGTTTCCAACATACCAAAG GCCTcagaggagcctgaggagagagagaccttGGCCCTCATGGCTGCTCGCGGGGACAGTGAGGAGACCCAGGATGGAGAGACCTACATAGAGAAATACACCAGGGGAGTTTTGGAAGTGGAGAATATCCTCAGTCTGGAGAAGTTACGACAG GCTGTGACAGTAAAGGAGGCGCTCACTGTAAAGGGGAGACACTTAAGGAGGAGTGTCAGCACACCAAATGTACAGCATGTAATGATTATATGTCCAGATTTAACTGTGTTGACACCAGCAGCAAATTATCAAAGTGTAATGTGTTGTTCTGCTGTCCAGTCTTCATGTAGCAAAATGGATCTGACTGGCTGTGAGGATGAAGACTGTAAG GACCACGGTGATCCTGTGGACGACGCTAACTGCAATGCCCAGGAGGGCTCACGCTGCACCACGCCAATTAAGACCAGGGAGACTCAAG ACGGCGCCACGTTCTTCAATTCCAGTCCCTTTAAAGTTCTGTCACCCCAGCCGGCCAAGTTCCTCAAGTCCCTGCTGCCTGTCAAAGAGGAGAGCAAGGCGAGGAAAGCACTGGAGGCCCGGCCCTTGTTGGGACAAGAG AGCATGCGCTCATGTGTGGACAGCCCTGCactgctcccccctccctgcccctgGCGCCGGCCCAGGGCAGGCAGCGAGGGCCACTGCAAGccttccacctccaccctcacctccacctccacttccaCCACTCCCACCAGCAGACAGCTCAGCCACATACAGCCACACACCGCT GACTCTGAGGATGAAGAGACAGACGTCGACGCCAATCTCAGCCTCGATCCGGCTCTTCACGACCACGGTGGCTTCAAGCCTTACATCCCGGAAGACTTTGCAAACTTTGAAATTTACAATGCTGCTCTGGAGAGCCTTCCGTTCTCGCGGTCTGACTCGAAGAGAGGCCGATGCGGAGGTGGGAGCGGGGACAGGGAGGTCCCCCGAAGCCCCACGGTCAGCAGTTGCACGAGCGGCTACTTCTCACACAGTGCCTCCAACGCCACGCTGTCTGACATGCCTTTCAGCACCAGCGAGAGTTGCGACCACCTTAGCGGCGCCTCCAGGGACCCCAACGACTCCCAAACCAAAAGCACTTCTGCAGGGAGTGAGAGCCAGCAGCCTGCTCCCTCAGCCTGTGGCGTTCAGACCCGGCCTACCTCCTCGCCAATCAGTATCCCTAATTGCACAGAAAAGCCGCAAACCTTGGCACTGTCCAGCAGCCAGGAGTTCACCGACTTTAAAGGAGCTGATGACAGCGTGGGAGAAAATGAATCAGTGTGTATTACAGAAGGCTGGAAGCAGGGGGGCATAGACATTTCTacaaacctgcagaagaacGCTGATTGTGTAGAAACATGTGACAATCGACACTTAGAACGCTGTGGTAACGGCATTTCTGGTCTAAGTGCTGTATGCGAATATCCAAATATCACAGACTGTGCTGGTGCCGTTAAAGCAGCAGATGCTCCCATGGCAACGCAGGTATCTGACAAAGCACCTTCTGCCGCGTCGACGGCCTCACCTTTACCTACAGTCGGATCCCCTGCACCGATCCCACGGGCGGGAGGAGAACCCCCGATCCAGGAGCCGGCCCAGGGAGACCTCCCCCACGGGAGCCCCTGTCCCAGCCCCAACCCAAGCAGCGCAGAACCGTCAGGGGATTCCAGCGGGGACGAGAGCGCCCCCGTGGCTCAGCTTCCTGACTGGATGGCCCCCGGGGAGCAGGTGTGGGTGGGCAAGCGGAGGGGAACAGTTTATTACGTTGGAGGGGTGGAGTTTGCCAAGGGGATCTGGATCGGTGTGAAGCTCGACCTGGcagtgg GGAAGCACAACGGGACCGTGCAGGACCGAGTGTACTTCCGCTGCCCGCCCGGCCACGGCGTGTTTGTGAAGCCTTCTCGTCTCACCAGAGGACCCCCCTCCGTCGAGGCAGAACCGCACACGCTGATCAGATAG